The Cryptosporangium phraense region CGTCGGTCCTGGCGGTCGGGCGCACCGCTCTGGGTTCGGGCGACCCCAAGCTGCGGGAGATCGTTCAGCCTGACGTGTCGGCCCTCACCGCGGAGCAGGTCGGCGGGTACGACGCTTGCTTCTTCTGTCTCGGCGTGTCGTCGGTGGGGATGTCGGAGGCCGACTACCGGCGGATCACCTACGACCTCACGCTCTCGGTGGCGCGGCTGATGCCGCCGGGTATGACGTTCACGTACGTCTCGGGCCAGGGCACCGACGCGAGCGGGCGGTCGATGTGGGCCAAGGTCAAGGGCAGGACCGAGGCCGACCTGCTGGCGCTGCCGCTGGATGCGTACATGTTCCGGCCCGGGTTCATCCGCCCGATGCACGGCGAGGGGCCGAAGACGCCGGTGTACCGGTGGGCGTACCGGGTGACCGGCCCGCTGACGACGCTTCTCGTCCGGTTCGCGCCGAGGTACGCGACGACGACCGAGAAACTGGGCCGAGCCATGCTCGAGGTAACCCGCACGAAGCCTGAGCAGCACGTTCTGGAGAACCCCGACATCAGCGCTCTAGGCGCCGGACTGGATCGCGAACACGACTAGTTGGGCGCGGTCTCGGGCGGCCAGTTTCAGCATGGCTCGGCCTACGTGCGTGCGTACGGTCGCCGGGCTGATCACCAGCCGATCGGCGATCTCGTCGTTCGACAGGCCCTCGGCCACCAGCGCAGCGATCTCCTGCTCCCGGTCGGTCAGGCTCGCCCAGCGCGGATGCGGCTTCGACACCCGGCTCGGCGCATCCACGAACGTCTTCACGACCCGGCGGGTCACCGACGGCGAGAGCAGCGCTCCCCCGGCGACGACCTGACGGATCGCGTCCAGGAGCTCGGCCGGGCGGGTGTCCTTGAGCAGGAAGCCCGAGGCGCCGACCCGCAGCGCGTCGAAGATGTACTCGTCGATCTCGAACGTCGTGAGCACGATGATCCGGGTCTCGGCCAGCCTGGCGACGATCCGCCGGGTGGCCTCGATCCCGTCGATACCGGGCATCCGGACGTCCATCAGGATGACGTCCGGCTGTGTCTCGGCCGCCAGAGCGACGGCGGCGAGGCCGTCTGCGACGTCACCGACCACCTCGAGGTCGGGCTCGTTCTCCAGCAGCGCCCGGAGCCCCAGGCGCACCAGCGCCTGATCGTCGGCGAGCAGTACGCGGATCACGCGGGCAGCTCCGCCGCGACCTGGAACCCACCCGGAACGCCCCGGGCCGAGAACGTTCCGCCCACCGACTCCACCCGCTCCCGCATGCCGGAGATCCCGTGCCCCTCGGCGACCGGACCGCCGACGCCGGTGTCGGTGACCTCGATCCGGACCGCGTCCGCACGGTAGTCGACCGCGACGGTCGCGGTCGCCGGCCCGGCGTGCCGGAGCACGTTGGTCAGCGCCTCCTGCACCACCCGGTACGCGACCAGATCGACGGCCGGTGGCAGCGGCCGCCGGGTTCCGGTGATCGTCGACGACACCGGCGTGCCGCTCGCGGCGATCCGCTCGGTCAACGCGTCCAGCCGGGCCAGCCCCGCCGTCGGAACCCGCTCGGCCCGGAGAACTGCCAGCGTCGTCCGTAGCTCGTCGAGCGCCTCGCGGCTCGTCGCGCTGATCGCGGCCAGCGCCACCTCGGCGTGCGACGGCTTCGTCGGCAGCAGGTGCAGCGCGATGTCGGCCTGCATGGTGATCGCGGCCAGCCCGTGCCCGACGACGTCGTGCACCTCCTGGGCGACCCGCAGCCGCTCGTCGTCGGCGGCCCGGCGGGCTTCGGCGGCCCGCTCCCGGATCGTCGCCTGGCGGTTGAACTTCACCGCCGTCCCCAGCGCGAACGGGACGATCACCCAGGCCGACCCGGGTACCAGCCCGGGCAGCAGCGACCCGTTGAACGCCAGGTGCGACAGCAGCACCACCATCGCGCTTCCGCAGCTGATCACCGCCCGGCGCACCGGATACCGCAGCACCACCGTGTAGACCGCGACCGCCACCGAGACCAGCACCGGCCCGTACGGGTAG contains the following coding sequences:
- a CDS encoding epimerase; its protein translation is MKVILFGATGMVGQGVLRECLLAPDVTSVLAVGRTALGSGDPKLREIVQPDVSALTAEQVGGYDACFFCLGVSSVGMSEADYRRITYDLTLSVARLMPPGMTFTYVSGQGTDASGRSMWAKVKGRTEADLLALPLDAYMFRPGFIRPMHGEGPKTPVYRWAYRVTGPLTTLLVRFAPRYATTTEKLGRAMLEVTRTKPEQHVLENPDISALGAGLDREHD
- a CDS encoding response regulator — translated: MIRVLLADDQALVRLGLRALLENEPDLEVVGDVADGLAAVALAAETQPDVILMDVRMPGIDGIEATRRIVARLAETRIIVLTTFEIDEYIFDALRVGASGFLLKDTRPAELLDAIRQVVAGGALLSPSVTRRVVKTFVDAPSRVSKPHPRWASLTDREQEIAALVAEGLSNDEIADRLVISPATVRTHVGRAMLKLAARDRAQLVVFAIQSGA
- a CDS encoding sensor histidine kinase encodes the protein MSRRTDLLDAGFAAVLAAASVAVAGPTHTVQTTADRVDGPGYALIVVACLSLALRRRFPTAVLAVTAVAVAAFLGLGYPYGPVLVSVAVAVYTVVLRYPVRRAVISCGSAMVVLLSHLAFNGSLLPGLVPGSAWVIVPFALGTAVKFNRQATIRERAAEARRAADDERLRVAQEVHDVVGHGLAAITMQADIALHLLPTKPSHAEVALAAISATSREALDELRTTLAVLRAERVPTAGLARLDALTERIAASGTPVSSTITGTRRPLPPAVDLVAYRVVQEALTNVLRHAGPATATVAVDYRADAVRIEVTDTGVGGPVAEGHGISGMRERVESVGGTFSARGVPGGFQVAAELPA